The following DNA comes from Pannonibacter sp. XCT-53.
GCCAAGGCCCTGATCGAGTACGAGACCCTGACGGGCGACGAGATCAAGGACCTGCTCGCCGGCAAGCCGCCGGTTCGCGACAGCGGCGACGATCAGCCGGTTGGCCGCTCGTCCGCCGTTCCCTCCACCGGCGCCAAGCGCGGCGGTGAGGGCGGGGCGACCCCCGGTGGCATGGAACCGCAGCCGACGGCCTGACCGTCAACTGGCCGTCCTGCCTGCAAATCGATCGACGCCCGGCCTCCCGGCCGGGCGTTTTCGTTTTCCGCAGAGGCAGGATCGTAACAGTCGCTCATATATTTTGAACGCGATTGTGGTTCTGCTTGCGGTAAACCGGCGTCTGCGACGCGAACCAGACAGGCAGTGATTCGACCATGCGCAAGTATTTCGGCACCGACGGCATTCGCGGGAAGGCCAACACGCATCCGATGACGGCAGAGGTCGCCCTCAAGGTGGCGATGGCTGCCGGGCTCATGTTCCGCAACGGCGGGCACCGCAGCCGGGTGGTGATCGGCAAGGACACGCGGCTGTCCGGCTACATGCTGGAAAACGCGATGGTTGCGGGCTTTACCTCGGTCGGGCTCGACGTGTTCCTGCTTGGTCCGCTGCCGACGCCGGCGGTGGCCATGCTGACCCGTTCGCTCCGCGCCGATCTTGGCGTGATGATCTCCGCCTCGCACAATCCCTTTGCGGACAACGGCATCAAGTTCTTCGGCCCGGACGGTTTCAAGCTCTCCGACGAGATCGAACTCGAGATCGAGAGCCTGCTGGAAAGCGATCTGGCGCCCCGGCTGGCCGCAGCTCCCGAGCTGGGGCGCGCCAAGCGCATCGACGGGGCGCAGCAGCGCTACATCGAGTTTGCCAAGCGCGCGCTGCCGCGCGAGATGAGCCTCGACGGCATGCGCATTGTCGTCGACTGCGCGAACGGGGCGGCCTACAAGGTTGCGCCCGAGGCGCTCTGGGAACTCGGCGCCGAGGTCATCTCCATCGGCGTCACCCCGGATGGCTACAACATCAACAAGGACTGCGGCTCGACCTCGACCGATGCCCTGTCACGCAAGGTGCATGAGGTGCGCGCCGACATCGGCATCGCACTCGACGGCGACGCCGACCGGGTCATCATCGTCGACGAGCGCGGCCAGGTTG
Coding sequences within:
- the glmM gene encoding phosphoglucosamine mutase, producing MRKYFGTDGIRGKANTHPMTAEVALKVAMAAGLMFRNGGHRSRVVIGKDTRLSGYMLENAMVAGFTSVGLDVFLLGPLPTPAVAMLTRSLRADLGVMISASHNPFADNGIKFFGPDGFKLSDEIELEIESLLESDLAPRLAAAPELGRAKRIDGAQQRYIEFAKRALPREMSLDGMRIVVDCANGAAYKVAPEALWELGAEVISIGVTPDGYNINKDCGSTSTDALSRKVHEVRADIGIALDGDADRVIIVDERGQVVDGDQLMAVVAESWHAAGRLSAPGIVATIMSNLGLERFLAGRGLSLARTKVGDRYVVEHMRSHGFNVGGEQSGHLVLSDYATTGDGLIAALQILACVREENRPVSEVCAKFTPVPQVLKNVRYRGGAPLENETVKTAIDAGRDRLGASGRLVIRPSGTEPLIRVMAEGDDATLVNEVVDDIVDVVARSAA